TTCAGATATGGAATACAAACGCTAGTATCAACGCCGCCAGAATAAGCAAGTACAACTTTTTTTGTCTGCTTCATTTAAATTTTCTCCATAAATTTTTATTTTTTGCCGTAATTAAGAATTTGAAAACTTATTCAAAACTAATATTATTGTAACTAAAAGAGCTGGACCAAAAACTAGTAATAAGATAAGAAAATTATTAATAATTAAAACATTGGGATTAAAGTATCCTATAAGTTTAAATAATCCTGACAGCAACAATGAAATTAGCCAAATAAAAAAGTATTTTAAATTTCCTTTATCAAACAAAGTTTTTCGTCCCCATTATTATGTATTATCTTATATGTAGAACATAACAATTAATGGATTCAAATAAACTAAAAATTAGATTAGACGATATTTCTGAGGTCAACCCTGCTTTAACTTGCTACCACAGAGATGATCCAGCTCCTGTATTGCCATTAAGAGATGAACCTGATCTTCTATCTTGGCTTGAAAATTCAGGAAGACTTGTTACTGAAAAAGAAGGAGATTCACAAGAAATTAGTACAATAGAAGAAGAAGAACTTTCAGCACTTATGGGCGAAAAAGAAGATTATAAAACTGAAGAAGAACCTTCAGAAGATGATTGGGAAGATTAAAACTTTTAACTTTAAATCGTTATTAATATTAAATACTTTTGCTTTAGTTGTAACTTCATATATTTTTAATAATTTTATTTTTATAGGAGTCTTTACTTCATTTTTTTTTATTTCTTTATGTGCAACAAAAAATGGTCTAGAAATAATCAGAAAATTAAATTTACTTCAAAATATTAGAAGTGAAGGTCCAGCTAATCACTTTAAAAAAAGTGATACTCCAACAATGGGTGGGATTTTTATGATAATACCTTTTTTAATTTTGCTTTTGATAATAACCATCAATTTAGGTTCTCTAAAATTATTTCTTTTATTACTTACTATTTTTGGTTTCTTTATTACAGGATTTTTAGATGATTATTTAAGCATTAAAAAAAAGGAGAACAAAGGTTTAAAAACAAAAGAAAAATTTGCTCTTCAAAGTATTATTTCAATAATTTTTATATTTTTAGCCTATAAAAAAAATTTAATAGATCCATTCATTACAGTATCTGACTCTTGGGGAATAAACGTAAATATTTTTATATTGCCAATTTCTTTTTTAGTACTTGTTGGCATAAGTAATTCGGTTAATTTAACTGATGGGCTAGATGGATTAGCAGCTGGTTGCAGTGGGGTTGTCTTTTTTGGATTAGGAACAGAAATATTGATGAAAGGACAGCAAGAGCTTTTTGTTTTTAGTATTTTATGTTATTCAATGTCGGGCATATGCTTAGGATTTCTCAAATACAATAATTATCCTGCAAAAATATTTATGGGTGACACAGGATCTTTATCTATTGGTGCAATTCTTGGTTCTATAGCGTTATTAACTAATAGCGTTTTTACCTTATTGATATTCTCAGGAATATTTATTATTGAATCATTATCAGTAATAATTCAAGTAGGTTTTTTTAAAATTACAAAAAAGTTATTTCATAGAGGTAAACGCATATTTTTAATGGCTCCTTTGCACCACCATTTTGAACTTAAAGGAGTTAAGGAACAAAAAATAGTTGAAAATTTTTGGAAAATCAACATTTTACTTGTAATTTTAGGTATAGTTTTAAAAATCATTCTCTAGAAAATTTATTATGAGTTTTTTTACGTGGAAAGATAATGGATTAACAAGTGACTGCTCAAGTCTTGATGCAATGGCATCAAGATTTGAAGAAACTGCTAACTTAATGAAAAAACTATCTAAGAAAGGTTTCAAACTAAAGAAAACTAATAAGAATCAACTAATTCTTCACCCTGATCCTAAAGTATTTGATCAATGGGGTTTTATAAGTGAAGAACTTCCTTTTAAACAACTTTGTTTAATTTCAGAGGAAGAATAACTATTTGAACTTGAAAATTCTTCTGTGAGTATTGATAAATAATTTCGTACATGAGTGTTCCAACTAAAGTGCCTGTTAACACCCTCAATTCCATTTCTACTCCATAATTTCCACTGATTAGTATTAGAAATTCCTTTTTCAAGAAAAACTTTCAACTCATTAATATCAGTAACATCTACTAGAAGTCCATTCTCACATTTTGAACAAATTTCTTTTGGCCCTCCGTCATTTGTTGATATGATTGGTAATCCACATGAAGAAGCTTCAAGAAGCGTTAAACCAAACGGCTCTGTTAAAGCTGGATTTACGAATACACCACCTCTACTAGCAGCCCACCTATACAAAGCAGGTATCTGACTTGGGAGATGTTTCTTTGGATATGCTACCTTTCCATACAAATTATATTTATCAATTGTTTCAAAAATATTATTGAAAACATCTTTTTGTTGAGGGTCAAGTTTTGAAGTACTATCTCTACAACCCAAAATCAAAATTAAATTAGTTTTTCTTTTTAATTTTTCAGATCTTCCATATGCCTCAATCAAAGATGGAATATTTTTTCTTCTTACAGCTCTAGAAATAGTCAAAAATGGAGGTTTTGTAGAATCCTTTAGAAAAGGTTTCATCATGTTATCAATTTCGGCTGTCTCGCTTGTGGAGTGAATATGGTGAAATTTATTATGATCAACACCAGGAGGAATAACTTTAGCTTTGTGAGGTGAAAAAGAAGAATATTGTGAATATTGATACACTGACTCTTGTTTAGTGCTTGTAACAACAATATCTGCAGAGTTCAATGCTTTTTCTTCTGCGTCAATTCTTTTGCTTATAAAATAAAGTTTTTCTATTTGGTTAGTTTTTAAACCAGTATCAAGCAATTTCCTTTTTTTTTCTCTTCCTAAAGAATGACCTGTAAAAACAAGAGGAACGTTTAAGGATTTACTTAGTTTAACGCCTACATATCCAGCATCTGCATAATGAGCATGAATAAAATTAGGCTTTTTGTTTTTTTTATAGTAAGAAATTAATCTCTCAGTTAAATGATCTAAATAAGGCCAAAGCAATTCCTTTCTTAAATATTTATTAGGTCCAAATTTGAATCTTAAAATTCTAACTCCAGGTTCAACAAATTCTTCTTCTTGAGAATATTCATCATCTACTTTAGGGTCTTTTATTAAACGAGTAACTAAATCCACTTGATCAACTTCTGAAGTATTAGCCAAGCTTTTAATTAACTCTAAAACGTATTGTGTTTGCCCTCCTGTATCTGCATCCCTGCCTAGCTCAAGATTTTTAGAACGTATAAGACCATGTAAATGTAAATGTAAAAATTTCAACCTCATTCAGCAAATCCTCCGATAAACGGCCTTTAATACAAATAAGCTGAATTTTCTAAGGAAATATTAAGAAAGCATTATGATTTGAAATTTTTTCAATATGAAAGTTTTCAAAAAAGCAGTTATAGAGGAGTTTTATGCCCCTTTAAAACAGAATTTCGTGTTACTGAAATAAGTAAAATAAGAAGAAATACAACAAGGATTTTCTTATTTCAGAACCTTTTTAAGATATTTTGCTGTATGACTTGTAGGATTTTTAGCTACATCCTCAGGAATACCTTCTGCAATGATTTCTCCTCCTTTATCCCCTCCATCAGGTCCTAAATCGATAATCCAATCTGAACATCTAATAACATCTAAATTATGTTCAATAACAATTACTGAATTACCTTTATCTACCAAACGTTGAATCACATCCATTAATTTATGAACATCATAAAAACTTAACCCTGTAGTTGGTTCATCTATCAAATATAAAGTTTTTCCAGTAGCCCTTTTTGACAATTCCGTGGCTAACTTAACTCTTTGAGCCTCACCACCAGATAATGTAGGAGCTGGCTGGCCTAATTTGACATATCCTAAGCCAACATCAACCAATGTAGATAATCTATCAGCAGCTTGAGGTATAGCAGAAAAAGTTTCTGCTGCTTGTTCAACAGTCATCTCTAAAACATCAGATATATTGAAACCTTTATATTTCACCTGAAGAGTTTCCCTATTAAAACGAGCTCCTTTACATACTTCACATTGAACATACACATCAGGTAAAAAATTCATTTCAATTACATTGACTCCCTGACCTTTACAAGCTTCGCATCTTCCTCCTTTCACATTAAAACTAAATTGACCAGCCTGATAACCTCTTGCTTTTGCTTCTACTGTGGCAGTAAATATCTGCCTTATAGGATCAAAAGCACCCGTATATGTAGCAGGATTTGATCTTGGAGTTCTTCCTATTGGAGATTGATCAATAACGATAACTTTATCAATTGCCTTTATACCCTTTAACTCTTTAACACCTTGAGGAAAAGGGACTTTTAATCCTAGAGAATGACATAATGCAGGATGAAGTAATTCATTTATCAAAGTGCTCTTCCCACTTCCACTCACGCCAGTTACAGAAACTAATCTGCCTAAAGGAAATTCAACAGAAATATTTTTTAAATTATTTTTAGAGCAATTATTTAAAATTAAACTTTTTTTTACAGATGATCTACGTTCTTTGGGAGTAGGAATCGATTTCCTACCACTGAGATAAGCTCCAGTTAACGACTTTTCAGAATTTAAGACATCGTGATAAGATCCCTTAGCAATAATTTCCCCACCATAAACACCTGCCCCTGGACCAATATCTACTAAATAATCTGCGGATTTCATAGTATCTTCATCATGTTCAACGACAACCAAAGTATTTCCCAAGTCTCTTAAGCTTTTTAATGTTTCTAATAATCTGTCATTATCTCTCTGATGCAAACCAATACTTGGTTCATCTAATACATATAAAACCCCAGTAAGACCTGCACCTATTTGTGTAGCCAATCTAATACGCTGAGCCTCTCCACCAGACAGAGTCATAGCTGGTCTATCTAAAGTCAAATAATCTAAACCTACATTAATTAAAAACTTCAAACGTAAACGAATCTCTTTTAAAACCAATTCACCTATCTGCTTTTGTTTTTCTGATAAAGATATATTTTCTTTCTTTGTCTTACCTAAACCCATGATTCGCTCTACGTGATTTAGGGTTTCAGAAACGCTTATAGAAGTTAAGTCAGTAATGTTATATGGACCAAGTTTAACGGCCAAAGCCTCAGGTCTTAATCTTTTTCCAGAACATGTCTTACAGGGAACTAATTCTAGATACTTTTCTAATTTTTGTTTAACTGATTCTCCATTGGCTTCATTCAATTGCCTTTCTAATATTGGTAAAATCCCTTCAAAAGGTCTTTCAAAACCACTAGAAGTTTTAAAACGACTATCAGCTTGAATTAATATTGGTTTATCCGATCCCAAAAGTAGGACTTGTTTTTGCAAATCACTTAAATCTTTCCAAGGAGTTTTTAATTCAAAACCATAAGCTTGTCCTACAGAATAAAGTAAAGAGAAGTAATAAGTATTATCTTTCTCACTCCAAGGAGCTATTGCAGCATAAACAGGCAATGTTTTATCAGGTATAACTCTATCTGCAGTAAATTTTTTTAAATAACCAATCCCATGACAATCTGGACAGGCACCATATGGGCTATTAAAAGAAAATAATCTAGGAGAAAGTTCTTCAACAATAGAGCCATGTACAGGACATGCATAATTTTCTGAGTAAAGTTTTTCTCTCTCTAAATTAGAAGGTAAATTTTCTCCTTTTTTTGGAACAACTTCTACTATTGCTAAGCCATCGCCTCTTTTGAGACAAGTTTGTAGTGAATCATTTAATCTTTCTTGTATTCCTTCTCTTGCAATTAATCTATCAACTACTACCTCAATATTATGAATTTGATTTTTATCTAATTCAATACTATCAGCAAGTTCTCTTACCTCTCCATTGATTCTTACCCTAGCAAATCCTTCAGCAGCTAATCCGCTTATTAATTTTATATGTGTTCCTTTCTTACCTCTCACAACAGGAGCCAACAATTGGTATCTTGTTCCTTCTGGTAAAAGAAGAATTTGATCAACCATTTCATCAATTGTTTGAGGCGCAATTGGAATCCCACAGTGGTGACAATGCGGCTCACCAGCACGACCAAACAATAATCTTAAATAATCTTGTATTTCTGTTACTGTTCCAACTGTTGATCGAGGATTATGACTTGTGGATTTTTGATCAATTGAGATAGCAGGTGATAAACCTTCAATATTGTCAACATCTGGTTTATCTACTTGACCCAAAAATTGCCTTGCGTATGCAGAAAGACTCTCAACATATCTTCTTTGACCTTCGGCAAAAATAGTATCAAAAGCCAGAGAACTTTTACCACTTCCACTCACACCTGTAAAAACTATAAATTTATTCCTAGGTAGAGAAAGGTCAATATTTTTTAAATTATGCTGACGAGCTCCCCTAATATTTATTGAGTTATCTTCTCCAAAACCACTATCAACTTTATTAACCATGTTTAAATCTAAATTATGATTTAAAAAGGTTATTATAGTAGAATTTTTTCTATTTTACGCAGCTAAGCGATCAAGAAGTCTAGAAGCATATTCATTTACTTCGCGTGAACCTCCACCTATAAGTTCTATTAGTTCATTTTTTCTTTGATTTTTTGTAGTTAGTTTTGCTATTGAAGTATAAGTTATTCCATTAATTACTTTTTTATTTACTTTGAAATGAGCTGATCCCCTAGCAGCTAGGAATGGCTGATGTGTAATACATAAGACTTGTTGATTTTTAGAAATTTCTTTTATAAGCTCAACCAAAGAAAATAGAGATTTACCACTTAAACCACTATCAATTTCATCTAAAAAGAAAGTATTGGGTTGTTTAGAAATACTAGATTTAATAGCTAATAAAAATCTTGACATTTCTCCACCAGAAATAACATTTGATAATGGAGCAAGCTTCTGATCAGGATTAGCCGAAAACAAAAAATTTATATCGTCAATTCCATCACCAGAAGGTTTGCGTTCAGTAAATTGAATTGAAAAATTTGCATTTTCTAAACCTAGATTTCTTAAAATTGACATTACTGAATTTTGTAATTGTTTAGCTGTTTTTTTTCTTTCAGTAGATTGAATAACAAATAAAGAATTTAGATTACTTTGTAAATTCTCAATTTGAGCTTTAATACTGCAAATCTCATTACCTTGATCATTTTGTTGAAAATACGTCTTTAATTGATCGCGCTTTTCAATTAATTGAGTTAGATCCAATGAAAAAGTTCTCTCTAAGTTTTTTAAAAAGAATAATCTTTTTTGTATATCTGGAAGTTTAGACTCATAATTTTCTATTTCTTGCAAATATGATTTTAAATCAAAAATTAAATCTTCAACATCAGCATGAATATTTAATAACTTCTCTCTAAATTTTTGAATCTTTAAATCGAAATCTGCTGTTTTATTCAAAATCTTTAGTGATTGATTTATAAAAGAAGTTACTGACGGTTCATCATGACTAAAATTATTTAAATTTTCTAATGATGATTTAATTGAATTATTAATTTGAAGATTATTTACAAGTTTATTTTCTAATAACTCTAGTTCTAAAATTTCTTCACTTGAACTTAAATCAGCTTCTTCTAAACTCTTCAACATGTGTTTAATTGCCAAGTTTTTTTCTTCTTGATTCCTAGAAAATTCTATTTTTTCATCCATTAAGCCTTTTAAAACTTTAGTTTCTCCCCATATACTCTTAATCCTTTCGCTAGTATCTCTAAATTTTTTAGAACATAAGTCATCAATAATTAGTCTTCTATTATCTAAAGAATCAAAGATAAAAGTGCTAGATTGACCTGCAAAATCTACTAAAAATCCTCCAAGTTTTTCTAATGATTGTCTAGTAATTGGTAAATCATTAACGCTATATTTGGATAATATTTTATTATTTTTTTTATAAGATTTTCTTTTAATTTGTATTTCTGAAGAAGTTGTTTCAAAACCATTGCTAATTAACCAATTATTAATTTGAAAAGAAGAAGTAAATATCGCCTCAATAACGCAAAAATCTTTTCCTAGACGTATTAAATGTTTTAGAGGTATATTAGTTCCACCAAATAAAGCATTTAGGGAATCCAAAATTAATGATTTTCCTGAACCTGAATCCCCAGTTATGATATTTAAACCTTTTTCGAAATTAATTTCTATAATTTCTATTAATGCAATATTTTCTATTTTTAATTGAACTAACATGATAAATCTTCCATATAAAAAAATTAACTTCTTTTTTAAAAAAATAAAGGTTTTAAATATATAAAGTTATGAAAGAAGATTTTACTGATTTCATTGAGGTATCTGGACTCTTAAATTACGATCCAGATACAATTTCTAAAATTTACAAAAAAAATCCTAAAAGACTTTTAAAAAGACTTTGGCAAACACTCATACCTATTTTTGCTTACATCTTCTCTGTGGGATGGGATAAATTAACTGGAAGATTAAAAAATGAACAGCAAGCAAGATATAGAGCACGAGAATTGACAAATTTGTTAGTAGAACTTGGGCCCGCATTTGTTAAGGCAGGCCAAGCTTTATCAACAAGGCCAGATATAATCCCAGGGATTCTTCTAGAAGAATTATCTGAATTACAAGATCAACTCCCTGGGTTTGATGGCGGTAAAGCTATGGAATTAATAGAAGAAGATTTAGGACACAAAATAGATGAGATTTTTTTAGAAATTGACAAAGAGCCAATTTCTGCCGCTTCTTTAGGTCAAGTGCATAAAGCTAAATTAAAAAATGAAGAGATAGTTGCAATAAAAGTACAACGGCCAGGCTTGAGAGAACAAATAACCTTAGATCTTTACATAGTGAGAAATATTGCTTATTGGCTAAAAAACAATATTAAATTAATAAGAAGTGATCTAGTTGCTCTAATTGATGAATTAGGCAAAAGAGTTTTTGAAGAGATGGATTATCTAAATGAAGCTGCAAATGCAGAAAAATTTAGAGATATGCATAAACATAACAAAATGATTGCAGTACCAAAAATTTATAAAGAAATAACTTCAAGAAGAGTTTTAGCAATGGAATGGATAGACGGTACAAAATTAACAAATTTAGAAGACGTAAAAAAATTAGGAATCAATCCTGATGAAATGATTGATATAGGGGTGCAATGCAGTTTAGAACAGCTTTTAGAGCATGGTTTTTTTCATGCAGACCCACATCCAGGTAATTTATTAGCCTTAGAAGATGGAAGATTATGTTATTTAGATTTTGGAATGATGAGCGAGGTTTCCAGAGAATCTAGATCAGGATTAATTCAAGCAGTAGTACATTTAGTAAATAAAAACTTCGATAAATTGTCTCAAGATTTCGTAAAATTGGGATTTTTATCAAAGGAAGTTAATCTAGAACCCATTGTTCCAGCATTTCAAGATATTTTCATTAACGCAGTTGAAGAAGGAGTTTCGAAAATGGATTTTAAAAGCGTTACAGACGATATGTCTGGTGTTATGTATAAATTCCCTTTCAGACTACCCCCATATTATGCACTTATAATTAGGTCATTACTTACACTAGAAGGAATAGCTTTAAGCGTAGATCCAAACTTCAAAATATTAGGCGCTGCTTATCCATATTTTGCAAGAAGATTGATGGAAGACCCTGATCCACAATTAAGAGAAAGCCTTAAAGAAATGCTTTTTGATAATAAAAAATTTAAATGGGACCGTTTAGAAGATCTACTTTCTAACGCTGCAAAGCAAACAAATCTTGATTTAGAAAAACTTTTAGACGAAGTTATAAATCTTCTCTTTTCTCCAAATGGAGGTTTTCTTAGAAATGAGATAGTTGAAGGTTTAACAAATCAGATAGATTTACTTAGTCTAAAAATATTGAAAAGTTTGAATAATTATCTTCCACAATCAATAAAATTAAATACTATTAATGAAAATAATAACTTGAGTGACCTTATAATGTATGTAGAACCATTGAGAAACTTTTTAGAGATTTTACAAAAAGTACCCGGATATTCGATTAACATTTTTCTAAAAAGGGTTCCAAGACTTATAAATGAGCCCTATACAAAAGAAATGGGTATAAAAATTGCAAAAAAAATAACTGAAAAAGGAGTAGTAAGACTTGTAAAGATTGCCGCTGGTGCAAATATCTAAATGAAAATTAACAAATTTTCAATATTTAAAATATTTTTTATTTTAGTAATTTCCCCAATATTTTTTAATATTCCAAAAGCTCATTCTGCTGAAGAAATTAAAATTACTTACAGCATATTTTCTAGAACAATTAAAATAAATTCTTTAAAAACTTTTGCTAAAGAAGGTAAATCCACAAGAAAATTGAAAAGAATTTTAAAAGCAACTGGGTCTTCAGATAAAGAAATTAGAGCAGTTTTAAATAAAGATTTTGAAGTTCCTATTACCATTGCAAGTAGACTAGTATATTCTGAAATAGGAAATGTTTTTTTAACAAGACTTTCATCTGTTATCCACCCAACCAGAGCAACTGATGAAAAAACAGGCATGTTAGCCCTTAGAGCAAGCGTAATTCAAGGAATTAACATAGGAAATGGAAAAATAAATCTAATAAATTTTTTTGAAGGATATCCAACTAAAACTGTAGTTTTAGATGTCAGCGCTTTGAGCAAAGTTATGAATAAAGTAGAATCTATTTCAGAATTATTAACCTTTTTCACCAATTCCCCTCTAGAAAAAATCAAAACAAATTAAACAATCATGGTGTTATTAAATAAAATCAAAAATAAACTGCGTATTAATTACAGAAAAAAAAGATGGCCAGGTCTAATAGAAGCTTATAAACAATATCTCCCAGTTACAAAGAAAACTCCTATTATTTCCCTTAATGAAGGAAACACACCACTAATTTTAAGCGAGTCAATTAGTA
The genomic region above belongs to Prochlorococcus marinus XMU1405 and contains:
- a CDS encoding DUF3134 family protein — translated: MDSNKLKIRLDDISEVNPALTCYHRDDPAPVLPLRDEPDLLSWLENSGRLVTEKEGDSQEISTIEEEELSALMGEKEDYKTEEEPSEDDWED
- the mraY gene encoding phospho-N-acetylmuramoyl-pentapeptide-transferase, whose translation is MIGKIKTFNFKSLLILNTFALVVTSYIFNNFIFIGVFTSFFFISLCATKNGLEIIRKLNLLQNIRSEGPANHFKKSDTPTMGGIFMIIPFLILLLIITINLGSLKLFLLLLTIFGFFITGFLDDYLSIKKKENKGLKTKEKFALQSIISIIFIFLAYKKNLIDPFITVSDSWGINVNIFILPISFLVLVGISNSVNLTDGLDGLAAGCSGVVFFGLGTEILMKGQQELFVFSILCYSMSGICLGFLKYNNYPAKIFMGDTGSLSIGAILGSIALLTNSVFTLLIFSGIFIIESLSVIIQVGFFKITKKLFHRGKRIFLMAPLHHHFELKGVKEQKIVENFWKINILLVILGIVLKIIL
- a CDS encoding glycosyltransferase; protein product: MRLKFLHLHLHGLIRSKNLELGRDADTGGQTQYVLELIKSLANTSEVDQVDLVTRLIKDPKVDDEYSQEEEFVEPGVRILRFKFGPNKYLRKELLWPYLDHLTERLISYYKKNKKPNFIHAHYADAGYVGVKLSKSLNVPLVFTGHSLGREKKRKLLDTGLKTNQIEKLYFISKRIDAEEKALNSADIVVTSTKQESVYQYSQYSSFSPHKAKVIPPGVDHNKFHHIHSTSETAEIDNMMKPFLKDSTKPPFLTISRAVRRKNIPSLIEAYGRSEKLKRKTNLILILGCRDSTSKLDPQQKDVFNNIFETIDKYNLYGKVAYPKKHLPSQIPALYRWAASRGGVFVNPALTEPFGLTLLEASSCGLPIISTNDGGPKEICSKCENGLLVDVTDINELKVFLEKGISNTNQWKLWSRNGIEGVNRHFSWNTHVRNYLSILTEEFSSSNSYSSSEIKQSCLKGSSSLIKPH
- the uvrA gene encoding excinuclease ABC subunit UvrA, encoding MVNKVDSGFGEDNSINIRGARQHNLKNIDLSLPRNKFIVFTGVSGSGKSSLAFDTIFAEGQRRYVESLSAYARQFLGQVDKPDVDNIEGLSPAISIDQKSTSHNPRSTVGTVTEIQDYLRLLFGRAGEPHCHHCGIPIAPQTIDEMVDQILLLPEGTRYQLLAPVVRGKKGTHIKLISGLAAEGFARVRINGEVRELADSIELDKNQIHNIEVVVDRLIAREGIQERLNDSLQTCLKRGDGLAIVEVVPKKGENLPSNLEREKLYSENYACPVHGSIVEELSPRLFSFNSPYGACPDCHGIGYLKKFTADRVIPDKTLPVYAAIAPWSEKDNTYYFSLLYSVGQAYGFELKTPWKDLSDLQKQVLLLGSDKPILIQADSRFKTSSGFERPFEGILPILERQLNEANGESVKQKLEKYLELVPCKTCSGKRLRPEALAVKLGPYNITDLTSISVSETLNHVERIMGLGKTKKENISLSEKQKQIGELVLKEIRLRLKFLINVGLDYLTLDRPAMTLSGGEAQRIRLATQIGAGLTGVLYVLDEPSIGLHQRDNDRLLETLKSLRDLGNTLVVVEHDEDTMKSADYLVDIGPGAGVYGGEIIAKGSYHDVLNSEKSLTGAYLSGRKSIPTPKERRSSVKKSLILNNCSKNNLKNISVEFPLGRLVSVTGVSGSGKSTLINELLHPALCHSLGLKVPFPQGVKELKGIKAIDKVIVIDQSPIGRTPRSNPATYTGAFDPIRQIFTATVEAKARGYQAGQFSFNVKGGRCEACKGQGVNVIEMNFLPDVYVQCEVCKGARFNRETLQVKYKGFNISDVLEMTVEQAAETFSAIPQAADRLSTLVDVGLGYVKLGQPAPTLSGGEAQRVKLATELSKRATGKTLYLIDEPTTGLSFYDVHKLMDVIQRLVDKGNSVIVIEHNLDVIRCSDWIIDLGPDGGDKGGEIIAEGIPEDVAKNPTSHTAKYLKKVLK
- a CDS encoding AAA family ATPase, translated to MLVQLKIENIALIEIIEINFEKGLNIITGDSGSGKSLILDSLNALFGGTNIPLKHLIRLGKDFCVIEAIFTSSFQINNWLISNGFETTSSEIQIKRKSYKKNNKILSKYSVNDLPITRQSLEKLGGFLVDFAGQSSTFIFDSLDNRRLIIDDLCSKKFRDTSERIKSIWGETKVLKGLMDEKIEFSRNQEEKNLAIKHMLKSLEEADLSSSEEILELELLENKLVNNLQINNSIKSSLENLNNFSHDEPSVTSFINQSLKILNKTADFDLKIQKFREKLLNIHADVEDLIFDLKSYLQEIENYESKLPDIQKRLFFLKNLERTFSLDLTQLIEKRDQLKTYFQQNDQGNEICSIKAQIENLQSNLNSLFVIQSTERKKTAKQLQNSVMSILRNLGLENANFSIQFTERKPSGDGIDDINFLFSANPDQKLAPLSNVISGGEMSRFLLAIKSSISKQPNTFFLDEIDSGLSGKSLFSLVELIKEISKNQQVLCITHQPFLAARGSAHFKVNKKVINGITYTSIAKLTTKNQRKNELIELIGGGSREVNEYASRLLDRLAA
- a CDS encoding ABC1 kinase family protein produces the protein MKEDFTDFIEVSGLLNYDPDTISKIYKKNPKRLLKRLWQTLIPIFAYIFSVGWDKLTGRLKNEQQARYRARELTNLLVELGPAFVKAGQALSTRPDIIPGILLEELSELQDQLPGFDGGKAMELIEEDLGHKIDEIFLEIDKEPISAASLGQVHKAKLKNEEIVAIKVQRPGLREQITLDLYIVRNIAYWLKNNIKLIRSDLVALIDELGKRVFEEMDYLNEAANAEKFRDMHKHNKMIAVPKIYKEITSRRVLAMEWIDGTKLTNLEDVKKLGINPDEMIDIGVQCSLEQLLEHGFFHADPHPGNLLALEDGRLCYLDFGMMSEVSRESRSGLIQAVVHLVNKNFDKLSQDFVKLGFLSKEVNLEPIVPAFQDIFINAVEEGVSKMDFKSVTDDMSGVMYKFPFRLPPYYALIIRSLLTLEGIALSVDPNFKILGAAYPYFARRLMEDPDPQLRESLKEMLFDNKKFKWDRLEDLLSNAAKQTNLDLEKLLDEVINLLFSPNGGFLRNEIVEGLTNQIDLLSLKILKSLNNYLPQSIKLNTINENNNLSDLIMYVEPLRNFLEILQKVPGYSINIFLKRVPRLINEPYTKEMGIKIAKKITEKGVVRLVKIAAGANI
- a CDS encoding alpha/beta hydrolase: MKINKFSIFKIFFILVISPIFFNIPKAHSAEEIKITYSIFSRTIKINSLKTFAKEGKSTRKLKRILKATGSSDKEIRAVLNKDFEVPITIASRLVYSEIGNVFLTRLSSVIHPTRATDEKTGMLALRASVIQGINIGNGKINLINFFEGYPTKTVVLDVSALSKVMNKVESISELLTFFTNSPLEKIKTN